One window of the Salvia splendens isolate huo1 chromosome 1, SspV2, whole genome shotgun sequence genome contains the following:
- the LOC121800331 gene encoding uncharacterized protein LOC121800331 produces MMEEEKLGPLKGKCLGRKGKQKVVDLNIEIGKQVCGICLSEEGKRTVKGILNCCSHYFCFACIMEWSKVESRCPLCKQRFTTISRTARTDGGHDLRDAVFPVPERDQVYQPSEEELRGYLDPYENVLCTECLHGGDDVFVLLCDLCDSPAHTYCVGLGPEVPDGNWYCDVCRPTASNAQGLNSTPDHVPINNLSVGSSPGYAVRETFDLNEAYVPDTPLSQVSGHSQSPRYSVGHLQTTSPASGSGAFTLHDRRRIQRVIHRFINSRSRQSEGNDSVASASAINLFGSPIGRGVIATQNPIMPRIRRHHGSGTSGSRFGTAGSGSRFG; encoded by the exons ATGATGGAAGAGGAAAAGTTAGGGCCTTTAAAGGGAAAGTGCCTAGGAAGGAAGGGTAAACAAAAGGTGGTGGATTTGAACATTGAGATCGGGAAGCAAGTTTGTGGGATTTGTTTATCTGAAGAGGGTAAAAGAACAGTCAAAGGAATTTTAAATTGTTGCAGTCACTACTTTTGTTTTGCTTGCATCATGGAGTGGTCGAAAGTTGAATCTCGGTGCCCTCTCTGCAAGCAAAGGTTCACAACCATCAGTAGAACTGCACGAACGGATGGTGGGCATGATCTAAGGGATGCAGTTTTTCCAGTTCCTGAGCGTGATCAG GTTTATCAGCCATCTGAGGAGGAGCTTAGGGGCTATCTTGATCCATACGAAAATGTTCTTTGTACCGAGTGTTTACACGGTGGGGATGATGTGTTTGTGCTGCTTTGCGACCTCTGCGACTCACCTGCACATACTTACTGTGTTGGTCTCGGGCCTGAAGTACCTGATGGAAATTGGTACTGTGATGTCTGTAGGCCAACAGCCTCAAATGCCCAAGGTCTGAATTCTACTCCTGATCATGTACCAATTAACAATTTATCAGTTGGCTCATCACCTGGTTATGCTGTCCGTGAAACTTTCGATCTCAATGAGGCATACGTACCTGACACCCCATTGAGTCAAGTAAGTGGACACTCTCAATCACCAAGATATTCAGTTGGGCATCTTCAAACCACTTCGCCTGCCTCTGGGTCTGGGGCATTCACTTTGCATGACAGACGACGCATACAGCGAGTGATACACCGATTTATTAATAGCAGAAGTCGACAGTCTGAAGGGAATGATTCTGTGGCCTCAGCCTCAGCAATCAATCTTTTTGGTTCGCCAATCGGTCGTGGAGTCATAGCAACTCAAAACCCAATTATGCCAAGgattagacgtcaccacggttcgggaaccagcggttcacggttcggaaccgccggttccggttcaagatttggatga
- the LOC121751645 gene encoding phosphatidylinositol 4-kinase gamma 4-like produces MSSAGLVSIVPVLEESMTFLPPAHSQESILLFVAMPGSKVPIRVLESDSIESVKVRIQSCKGISRRNQKLVCGGKELARSKSLVRDYGLSDGNVVHLLLRLKDLQVIKVRTCCGKEFEFQVEKCRDVGYVKRQIAERESELIEDHEVLLNGKPIEDQRLINDISKDDTDAVIHLFVRKSAKIRGSPVGKNFELSIVAPQQNDVVSERKANHYVPRKAPERVSVLEPVIINPKTELPLEINQMIDSTRKGLEQGSYPIRSVEGTGGAYFMLDPSGTKYLSVFKPADEEPLAENNPRGLPLSEDGEGLKKGTRVGEGALRECAVFLLDHPKSGNRSFSGEIRGFAGVPPTVYVKCLHEGFNHPGGVSVKTGSLQMFMENNGSCEDMGPGAFPVEEVQKIAVLDMRMANADRHAGNILVSKGEDGQTVLIPIDHGYCLPYSFQDCTFDWLYWPQACQPFGMDTLEYIRSMDAEKDIALLKFYGWELPNECARVLRISTMLLKKGAEKGLTPFDIGNMMCRETLRKISVIEEIVEEALDSVLPGSSEGTFLDCVSSIVDRHLEEYK; encoded by the exons ATGTCTTCAGCAGGATTGGTTTCCATTGTCCCAGTTCTTGAGGAGAGTATGACATTTTTACCTCCTGCACATAGTCAAGAGTCGATTTTGCTATTTGTGGCAATGCCAGGCTCCAAGGTCCCAATACGGGTTTTGGAGTCCGATTCGATTGAATCTGTGAAGGTCCGAATTCAGTCCTGTAAAGGGATTTCCCGCAGGAACCAAAAGTTGGTCTGTGGTGGTAAAGAATTGGCTCGAAGCAAATCCCTCGTGCGGGACTATGGTTTAAGTGATGGAAATGTTGTGCATTTGCTCCTCCGCCTCAAGGACCTTCAGGTTATTAAAGTGAGGACTTGTTGTGGGAAAGAGTTCGAGTTTCAGGTGGAAAAGTGCCGGGATGTTGGCTATGTCAAGCGTCAGATTGCGGAAAGAGAATCGGAGCTCATTGAGGATCATGAGGTGTTGCTGAATGGCAAGCCGATTGAGGATCAGAGGTTGATAAATGACATCTCTAAGGATGATACAGATGCTGTGATACATTTGTTTGTAAGGAAATCTGCTAAAATTAGGGGGTCTCCAGTGGGGAAGAACTTTGAGTTGTCTATTGTTGCACCACAGCAGAATGATGTGGTTAGTGAACGTAAGGCCAATCATTATGTGCCAAGGAAGGCCCCTGAAAGAGTATCTGTATTGGAGCCTGTAATTATCAACCCGAAGACTGAGTTGCCTCTTGAGATTAACCAAATGATAGATTCTACTAGGAAAGGATTGGAACAAGGTAGTTATCCAATCAGGTCTGTGGAGGGCACAGGAGGTGCATATTTTATGCTTGATCCATCAGGTACTAAATATCTATCTGTTTTTAAGCCAGCAGACGAGGAGCCTTTGGCTGAGAATAACCCTCGAGGGCTACCCTTATCGGAGGATGGAGAAGGGCTGAAGAAGGGAACAAGAGTTGGGGAGGGGGCACTAAGGGAGTGTGCTGTGTTTTTACTTGATCATCCAAAGAGTGGTAACCGTTCTTTCTCTGGTGAGATTAGGGGCTTCGCTGGTGTTCCGCCTACTGTATATGTGAAATGCCTGCACGAAGGTTTTAATCATCCTGGTGGCGTTTCTGTCAAGACTGGTTCGCTGCAAATGTTCATGGAGAACAATGGAAGTTGTGAAGACATGGGGCCAGGTGCATTCCCGGTAGAGGAAGTTCAAAAGATTGCAGTGTTGGATATGAGGATGGCCAATGCAGATAGGCATGCTGGAAATATATTAGTAAGCAAAGGTGAAGATGGTCAAACTGTGCTCATCCCGATTGATCATGGATATTGCTTGCCATACTCT TTTCAAGATTGCACGTTTGACTGGCTGTACTGGCCTCAAGCTTGCCAGCCTTTTGGAATGGACACCCTTGAATATATAAGGTCGATGGATGCAGAGAAGGACATTGCCTTGCTCAAGTTCTATGGATGGGAGCTACCGAATGAATGTGCTCGTGTACTACGCATCTCCACTATGCTTCTGAAGAAAGGCGCGGAAAAAGGGCTCACCCCGTTTGACATAGGCAACATGATGTGCAGAGAAACATTGAGGAAGATCTCTGTCATTGAAGAGATTGTGGAAGAAGCTCTTGATTCTGTCCTCCCCGGATCGAGTGAAGGTACCTTCCTCGACTGTGTTTCGAGCATCGTGGATCGCCACCTTGAGGAGTACAAATAA